A window of the Chondrinema litorale genome harbors these coding sequences:
- a CDS encoding TlpA family protein disulfide reductase, with product MKFHFNLLILFIVISIFASCLPENSTAILKGSFKLKISAPDSKSKAVIFKTVNAFNYQDSIINTYELDSLGELLIEEKLESPLRAFVEIKDKSYSVYLSPGDDLQLKIINKGEEIVHNYSGKGSAVNNYFLQSDSIHQKLIEGNGNIIFRLNPTDFNARIDSIRMALQQFHKAYTDTVNLPENIKKSLALRDRINLIGLKLSNDLANYDENENLNLGREKNTSDNFDTSYFTIPFEPTLLEDELTKDLYAQSLALYLTLNIAWPAFNMLDVKDGYVNDSIPQAEVFPYVTSQMLKKTKLPHNVKEFLTAKEVYANLQSNGISISSDSLINDFKRNYKDSKYLADIQKEYMRRLSIVPGKPAPDFMGLTPEGDQVSLSDFKGKVVYMDFWATWCGPCIKQFPHAKILEEEYEGNNEVVFLYVSMDRDKEKWQKMVKAKNLSGIHILDVEKDEKSTWQKYLLTGVPQYILINQAGLIVNENPPIPSSGKVKAEIDKLLKQG from the coding sequence ATGAAATTTCATTTCAACTTACTCATTCTCTTCATTGTTATATCTATTTTTGCCAGTTGCTTACCAGAAAATAGCACAGCTATTTTGAAAGGTAGTTTCAAATTGAAAATCTCAGCTCCTGATAGCAAATCTAAAGCAGTGATATTTAAAACTGTAAATGCATTTAATTATCAAGATTCTATAATTAATACTTACGAGTTAGACTCATTAGGTGAGCTATTAATTGAAGAAAAGCTAGAATCACCTCTTAGAGCTTTTGTAGAAATAAAAGATAAAAGTTATTCCGTTTACCTCAGTCCGGGAGATGATCTTCAATTGAAAATTATTAATAAAGGAGAGGAGATTGTGCATAACTATTCAGGTAAAGGTTCAGCCGTAAATAATTATTTTCTTCAAAGTGATTCCATACATCAAAAACTGATTGAAGGAAATGGAAACATCATTTTTCGCTTAAATCCTACTGATTTTAATGCAAGAATTGATTCAATAAGAATGGCACTTCAGCAATTCCACAAAGCATATACAGATACTGTAAATCTTCCCGAAAACATCAAAAAATCACTTGCATTAAGAGATAGAATTAATCTTATTGGATTAAAGCTAAGCAACGACCTAGCAAACTATGATGAAAACGAAAATTTAAATCTTGGGAGAGAAAAAAATACGAGTGATAATTTCGATACAAGTTATTTCACAATACCATTTGAACCTACTTTACTAGAAGATGAGTTGACCAAAGATTTATATGCGCAATCATTAGCGCTTTACTTAACTTTAAATATAGCTTGGCCTGCATTTAATATGCTAGATGTAAAAGATGGTTATGTGAATGATTCGATCCCACAGGCTGAAGTATTTCCATATGTTACCTCTCAAATGCTAAAAAAGACGAAGTTACCGCATAATGTAAAAGAGTTTCTAACAGCAAAAGAGGTATATGCAAACCTGCAATCAAATGGCATTTCAATAAGTTCTGATAGTCTGATTAATGATTTTAAAAGGAATTATAAAGACTCAAAATATTTAGCCGATATTCAAAAAGAATATATGAGGCGACTTTCAATTGTACCGGGTAAACCAGCACCAGATTTTATGGGACTTACTCCCGAAGGTGATCAAGTTTCATTAAGCGATTTTAAAGGCAAAGTGGTTTACATGGATTTTTGGGCAACTTGGTGTGGCCCGTGTATTAAGCAGTTCCCACATGCAAAAATCTTAGAAGAAGAGTATGAAGGAAATAATGAAGTAGTATTTCTTTATGTATCGATGGATAGAGATAAAGAAAAATGGCAAAAAATGGTGAAAGCTAAAAACCTTTCTGGTATACACATTCTTGATGTAGAAAAAGACGAAAAATCTACTTGGCAAAAATACTTACTCACTGGTGTACCACAGTATATTTTGATAAATCAGGCAGGTTTAATCGTAAATGAAAATCCACCAATTCCCTCTTCTGGCAAAGTAAAAGCTGAAATAGATAAGCTTTTAAAACAAGGTTAA
- a CDS encoding TlpA family protein disulfide reductase — protein sequence MKQAVNFLISIFSVLLFANCQPQRNTEDLKDKFKLRVSASQTDLPSVILKKVNAIDFQDSIIIIQELDSLGELVIEESLHAPLLTYLVVDDINHPVYLKPGDNLTVHVNQSEIYFSGKGAELSNAVSQYLKQFLAIREQYVVSNGNMIFNLDYSHFVDRMDSLQNALGDFHQAFIDSVNLPQELSNSLENRNRINLVWLKENCELANPEMNNSLNIEKSEKKLDSVYFAFPFSDTLLKDQFTALDYTIAAQMYLDLHVLRPAYKNLPQVKNGYINDSIPSEEVIPYVTNQLIENMEISEEVKEFLLAKNTLSRIMDNGISESTDSLMNNFKRTYSNSIYTAALENEYRNWNAIIPGKPAPDFVGITPEGEKVSLSDLCGKVVYIDFWATWCGPCIEQFPYSEQLESEFEGSENVAFLYVSVDKNKEKWERMIKNKNLHGLHVIDAEVANHEKSVWNKYVLRGVPRFILVDQSGLIANENAPIPSSGKVKAEVDKLLAKGI from the coding sequence ATGAAACAAGCTGTCAATTTTTTAATCTCTATTTTTTCGGTATTACTATTCGCAAATTGCCAACCTCAAAGAAATACAGAAGACTTAAAAGATAAATTTAAATTAAGAGTTTCGGCATCTCAAACTGACTTACCGTCAGTAATACTAAAAAAAGTAAATGCGATAGATTTTCAAGATTCTATTATCATAATTCAAGAACTAGACTCTTTGGGAGAACTCGTAATTGAGGAAAGTTTACATGCTCCATTACTTACCTATTTGGTTGTTGATGATATAAACCATCCTGTTTATCTCAAACCCGGTGATAATTTAACTGTGCATGTTAATCAATCTGAAATCTATTTTTCTGGAAAAGGTGCTGAGTTAAGTAATGCTGTATCGCAATATCTAAAGCAATTTCTAGCGATTAGAGAGCAGTATGTGGTTTCTAATGGCAATATGATTTTTAATTTAGATTATTCTCATTTTGTTGATAGGATGGATTCTTTACAAAATGCACTGGGAGATTTTCATCAAGCTTTTATTGATTCAGTAAACTTACCACAAGAGTTGAGCAACTCGCTGGAAAATAGGAACAGAATCAACTTAGTTTGGCTAAAAGAAAATTGTGAGCTGGCAAATCCTGAAATGAATAATAGTTTAAACATAGAAAAGAGCGAGAAAAAACTTGACAGTGTATATTTTGCTTTCCCTTTTTCAGATACTTTGCTGAAAGATCAATTCACTGCACTTGATTACACGATTGCAGCGCAAATGTATTTAGACTTACACGTGCTAAGACCAGCATACAAGAATCTACCACAAGTAAAAAATGGTTATATCAACGATTCCATACCGTCTGAAGAAGTAATCCCTTATGTTACAAATCAATTGATAGAGAATATGGAGATTTCGGAAGAGGTAAAAGAGTTTCTTTTAGCAAAAAATACCTTATCTCGAATAATGGATAACGGAATTAGTGAAAGTACTGATAGTTTGATGAATAACTTCAAAAGAACTTATAGTAACTCTATTTACACGGCTGCTTTAGAAAATGAATATAGAAATTGGAATGCGATTATTCCGGGCAAGCCAGCTCCAGATTTTGTAGGCATTACACCAGAAGGCGAGAAAGTTTCTCTCAGTGACTTATGTGGCAAAGTAGTTTATATTGATTTTTGGGCAACTTGGTGCGGCCCATGTATAGAACAATTTCCGTATTCGGAGCAGCTAGAAAGTGAGTTTGAAGGAAGTGAAAATGTAGCTTTTTTGTATGTTTCTGTTGATAAGAACAAAGAAAAGTGGGAGAGGATGATAAAAAATAAAAACCTACATGGTTTACATGTAATTGATGCAGAAGTTGCCAATCACGAAAAATCTGTTTGGAATAAATATGTATTAAGAGGCGTACCTCGATTTATTTTGGTAGATCAGTCGGGTTTAATCGCAAACGAAAATGCTCCAATTCCATCATCTGGTAAAGTAAAAGCAGAGGTTGATAAGCTTTTAGCAAAAGGTATTTAA
- a CDS encoding outer membrane beta-barrel protein, with protein sequence MGGSTFEYFLKEKLSLGAELFYSPNGFSFDRNYQTSQSVNYQFRYNYLSVPLKIRYNLINMFEKRGHIFIKTGIAPSYLLRAKVKTTVYSENNEIIDKNEVIFNDNITKFDFAGLGEIGLSTKTSEKFVIYLSVMHKRSFNSFSTDEFFPDNQLKHNSFHIIWGLNFL encoded by the coding sequence GTGGGAGGTTCAACTTTTGAATATTTCCTGAAAGAAAAGTTGTCTTTAGGTGCAGAGCTTTTTTATAGTCCAAACGGTTTTAGTTTTGACAGAAATTACCAAACTAGCCAAAGTGTTAATTATCAGTTCAGATACAACTATTTATCAGTACCATTAAAGATTAGATATAACCTGATAAATATGTTTGAAAAAAGAGGACATATTTTTATAAAAACTGGAATTGCTCCATCTTACTTATTAAGAGCAAAAGTAAAAACAACTGTTTATAGCGAGAATAATGAGATTATTGACAAGAATGAAGTGATATTTAATGATAACATAACAAAGTTCGACTTTGCAGGATTAGGAGAAATTGGACTTAGTACAAAAACTAGTGAAAAGTTTGTCATTTATCTTTCAGTAATGCACAAAAGAAGTTTTAATAGTTTCTCTACAGATGAATTTTTTCCTGACAATCAATTAAAACACAATAGTTTTCATATAATTTGGGGTTTAAACTTTTTATAA
- a CDS encoding DUF4249 domain-containing protein has product MKKYIPLYIISMFFLLLTACEDEAGDLKLPTYEPKLVIDGQIEQGKYAQVTLTKSASYFADIDSAALREALVSTAKVSISDGEKSEVLTLTKNSDKFPPYYYKGTELVGEVGKTYTLTVETQGQVYQAETSIPEPPKFDNLSFEFDSSEDTLALLGAEFTDNAEEENYYRIFTYRENKDVKYVPMYLSTLGDKYFNGETFSLNILRGSQSLTEIADDIYFTKGDTIRVKFCSLDKAHFDFWRTLEREAYSVGNPFTSSGNEILSNTGEGTLGVWGGYGATYYQLIVK; this is encoded by the coding sequence ATGAAAAAATACATTCCTTTATATATAATCTCAATGTTCTTTCTTCTACTCACAGCTTGTGAAGATGAAGCCGGGGATTTAAAACTGCCTACTTATGAGCCTAAATTGGTAATAGATGGCCAAATAGAACAGGGAAAATATGCACAAGTTACCTTAACAAAAAGCGCTTCTTACTTTGCAGATATTGACTCAGCCGCTTTAAGAGAAGCTTTAGTTTCTACTGCAAAGGTTTCTATTTCTGATGGTGAAAAATCTGAAGTACTCACACTTACTAAAAACAGTGATAAATTTCCTCCTTACTATTATAAAGGCACAGAACTAGTCGGAGAAGTTGGCAAAACTTATACCCTAACTGTTGAGACACAAGGGCAAGTTTATCAGGCTGAAACAAGTATACCAGAGCCACCAAAGTTTGATAATCTCTCATTCGAGTTTGATAGTTCTGAAGATACATTGGCTTTACTTGGAGCTGAATTTACAGATAATGCTGAAGAAGAAAATTACTACCGCATTTTTACCTATAGAGAAAATAAAGATGTAAAATATGTGCCCATGTATTTGTCTACGCTTGGCGATAAATACTTTAATGGAGAGACTTTTTCGCTTAACATACTGAGAGGTTCGCAAAGTCTTACAGAAATTGCAGATGATATATATTTTACCAAAGGAGATACAATTAGAGTAAAGTTTTGCTCTTTAGATAAAGCTCATTTTGATTTTTGGCGCACGCTTGAAAGAGAAGCTTATTCTGTAGGTAATCCTTTTACATCGTCTGGCAACGAAATATTATCTAATACCGGAGAAGGAACTTTAGGAGTTTGGGGAGGGTATGGAGCAACTTATTATCAATTAATTGTAAAATAA